From the Camarhynchus parvulus chromosome 13, STF_HiC, whole genome shotgun sequence genome, one window contains:
- the REEP2 gene encoding receptor expression-enhancing protein 2 isoform X2, whose product MVSWIISRLVVLIFGTLYPAYSSYKAVKTKNVKEYVKWMMYWIVFAFFTTAETLTDIVLSWFPFYFELKIAFVIWLLSPYTKGSSVLYRKFVHPTLSNKEKEIDEYITQACDKSYETMMRVGKRGLNLAANAAVTAAAKGQGVLSEKLRSFSMQDLTLIRDEDTVHMRSHDPQLHPSGSSLLETIEDSASCYSSGEESSVAHRSNGTPSDTRTDPSDEDAGDKLPKRTQSLKTSKKLPVRSVKARPKKKAAGSLASGESS is encoded by the exons ATGGTCTCCTGGATAATCTCCCGCCTCGTGGT GCTGATCTTCGGCACCCTTTACCCCGCGTACTCCTCCTACAAGGCCGTGAAGACGAAAAACGTAAAGGAATAT GTGAAGTGGATGATGTACTGGATTGTATTTGCCTTTTTCACCACTGCAGAAACACTCACAGACATTGTTCTTTCTTG GTTTCCCTTTTATTTCGAGCTGAAAATCGCATTTGTGATTTGGCTGCTCTCCCCTTACACCAAGGGCTCCAGTGTCCTCTACAGGAAGTTTGTGCACCCAACGCTCTCCAATAAGGAGAAG GAAATTGATGAATACATTACTCAGGCTTGTGACAAGAGCTACGAAACCATGATGCGAGTTGGCAAGAGAGGGTTAAACCTTGCTGCCAATGCAGCGGTTACTGCAGCTGCAAAG GGCCAGGGAGTTTTGTCTGAGAAGCTTCGAAGTTTCAGCATGCAGGATCTCACTCTCATCCGAGATGAAGATACTGTGCATATGCGAAGCCATGATCCACAGCTGCACCCCTCTGGTTCAAGTCTTCTGGAAACTATTGAAGACTCAG CTTCGTGTTACTCctcaggagaggagagcagtgtGGCGCATCGGTCTAATGGAACCCCGTCAGATACTAGAACAGACCCATCAGATGAAGATGCAGGAGACAAACTTCCTAAACGTACCCAGAGTCTCAAAACTTCTAAAAAG
- the REEP2 gene encoding receptor expression-enhancing protein 2 isoform X1 gives MVSWIISRLVVLIFGTLYPAYSSYKAVKTKNVKEYVKWMMYWIVFAFFTTAETLTDIVLSWAERCPVYGVFMAMDERLNDTRRRFPFYFELKIAFVIWLLSPYTKGSSVLYRKFVHPTLSNKEKEIDEYITQACDKSYETMMRVGKRGLNLAANAAVTAAAKGQGVLSEKLRSFSMQDLTLIRDEDTVHMRSHDPQLHPSGSSLLETIEDSASCYSSGEESSVAHRSNGTPSDTRTDPSDEDAGDKLPKRTQSLKTSKKLPVRSVKARPKKKAAGSLASGESS, from the exons ATGGTCTCCTGGATAATCTCCCGCCTCGTGGT GCTGATCTTCGGCACCCTTTACCCCGCGTACTCCTCCTACAAGGCCGTGAAGACGAAAAACGTAAAGGAATAT GTGAAGTGGATGATGTACTGGATTGTATTTGCCTTTTTCACCACTGCAGAAACACTCACAGACATTGTTCTTTCTTG GGCTGAGAGATGCCCTGTTTATGGAGTTTTCATGGCTATGGATGAAAGACTAAATGATACTCGAAGAAG GTTTCCCTTTTATTTCGAGCTGAAAATCGCATTTGTGATTTGGCTGCTCTCCCCTTACACCAAGGGCTCCAGTGTCCTCTACAGGAAGTTTGTGCACCCAACGCTCTCCAATAAGGAGAAG GAAATTGATGAATACATTACTCAGGCTTGTGACAAGAGCTACGAAACCATGATGCGAGTTGGCAAGAGAGGGTTAAACCTTGCTGCCAATGCAGCGGTTACTGCAGCTGCAAAG GGCCAGGGAGTTTTGTCTGAGAAGCTTCGAAGTTTCAGCATGCAGGATCTCACTCTCATCCGAGATGAAGATACTGTGCATATGCGAAGCCATGATCCACAGCTGCACCCCTCTGGTTCAAGTCTTCTGGAAACTATTGAAGACTCAG CTTCGTGTTACTCctcaggagaggagagcagtgtGGCGCATCGGTCTAATGGAACCCCGTCAGATACTAGAACAGACCCATCAGATGAAGATGCAGGAGACAAACTTCCTAAACGTACCCAGAGTCTCAAAACTTCTAAAAAG
- the REEP2 gene encoding receptor expression-enhancing protein 2 isoform X3, whose protein sequence is MPGGVPAPAAGDGAGRREALRGLFFSQADLRHPLPRVLLLQGREDEKRKGISFSRCFMKMSSTDLSRFLWDSTGEVDDVLDCICLFHHCRNTHRHCSFLEIDEYITQACDKSYETMMRVGKRGLNLAANAAVTAAAKGQGVLSEKLRSFSMQDLTLIRDEDTVHMRSHDPQLHPSGSSLLETIEDSASCYSSGEESSVAHRSNGTPSDTRTDPSDEDAGDKLPKRTQSLKTSKKLPVRSVKARPKKKAAGSLASGESS, encoded by the exons ATGCCAGGGGGAGTGCCCGCCCCTGCGGCCGGGGACGGTGCAGGGCGTCGCGAGGCGCTGAGGGGTCTGTTCTTCTCGCAGGCTGATCTTCGGCACCCTTTACCCCGCGTACTCCTCCTACAAGGCCGTGAAGACGAAAAACGTAAAGGAATAT CCTTTTCCAGATGTTTCATGAAGATGAGCAGCACAGATCTCAGCAGATTCCTGTGGGATTCCACTG GTGAAGTGGATGATGTACTGGATTGTATTTGCCTTTTTCACCACTGCAGAAACACTCACAGACATTGTTCTTTCTTG GAAATTGATGAATACATTACTCAGGCTTGTGACAAGAGCTACGAAACCATGATGCGAGTTGGCAAGAGAGGGTTAAACCTTGCTGCCAATGCAGCGGTTACTGCAGCTGCAAAG GGCCAGGGAGTTTTGTCTGAGAAGCTTCGAAGTTTCAGCATGCAGGATCTCACTCTCATCCGAGATGAAGATACTGTGCATATGCGAAGCCATGATCCACAGCTGCACCCCTCTGGTTCAAGTCTTCTGGAAACTATTGAAGACTCAG CTTCGTGTTACTCctcaggagaggagagcagtgtGGCGCATCGGTCTAATGGAACCCCGTCAGATACTAGAACAGACCCATCAGATGAAGATGCAGGAGACAAACTTCCTAAACGTACCCAGAGTCTCAAAACTTCTAAAAAG
- the REEP2 gene encoding receptor expression-enhancing protein 2 isoform X4: MMYWIVFAFFTTAETLTDIVLSWAERCPVYGVFMAMDERLNDTRRRFPFYFELKIAFVIWLLSPYTKGSSVLYRKFVHPTLSNKEKEIDEYITQACDKSYETMMRVGKRGLNLAANAAVTAAAKGQGVLSEKLRSFSMQDLTLIRDEDTVHMRSHDPQLHPSGSSLLETIEDSASCYSSGEESSVAHRSNGTPSDTRTDPSDEDAGDKLPKRTQSLKTSKKLPVRSVKARPKKKAAGSLASGESS, translated from the exons ATGATGTACTGGATTGTATTTGCCTTTTTCACCACTGCAGAAACACTCACAGACATTGTTCTTTCTTG GGCTGAGAGATGCCCTGTTTATGGAGTTTTCATGGCTATGGATGAAAGACTAAATGATACTCGAAGAAG GTTTCCCTTTTATTTCGAGCTGAAAATCGCATTTGTGATTTGGCTGCTCTCCCCTTACACCAAGGGCTCCAGTGTCCTCTACAGGAAGTTTGTGCACCCAACGCTCTCCAATAAGGAGAAG GAAATTGATGAATACATTACTCAGGCTTGTGACAAGAGCTACGAAACCATGATGCGAGTTGGCAAGAGAGGGTTAAACCTTGCTGCCAATGCAGCGGTTACTGCAGCTGCAAAG GGCCAGGGAGTTTTGTCTGAGAAGCTTCGAAGTTTCAGCATGCAGGATCTCACTCTCATCCGAGATGAAGATACTGTGCATATGCGAAGCCATGATCCACAGCTGCACCCCTCTGGTTCAAGTCTTCTGGAAACTATTGAAGACTCAG CTTCGTGTTACTCctcaggagaggagagcagtgtGGCGCATCGGTCTAATGGAACCCCGTCAGATACTAGAACAGACCCATCAGATGAAGATGCAGGAGACAAACTTCCTAAACGTACCCAGAGTCTCAAAACTTCTAAAAAG